The Peribacillus simplex genome contains a region encoding:
- a CDS encoding GNAT family N-acetyltransferase, with protein MDSKRITTENDLKIAFHIRKEVFVEEQGFQLEIEFDEFDALNASSEHILVYYNEKPVGTGRLRVVDGLGKLERICILEPYRKFGLGKIIIKTLEEIAMEKELSKVKLHGQTQAEGFYKKLGYQASSDVFMEDGGPHLLMIKELMNE; from the coding sequence TTGGATTCAAAGAGAATTACTACTGAAAATGATTTAAAAATAGCCTTTCATATCAGAAAAGAAGTATTTGTTGAGGAACAGGGTTTCCAATTAGAAATTGAATTTGATGAATTTGATGCACTTAATGCTTCTTCTGAACACATATTAGTCTATTATAATGAAAAACCAGTAGGAACTGGAAGGTTAAGAGTTGTTGATGGTTTAGGTAAATTGGAGAGAATTTGCATATTGGAGCCTTACCGTAAATTTGGCCTTGGAAAAATAATAATTAAAACGTTAGAAGAGATCGCAATGGAAAAGGAATTATCCAAGGTTAAATTACATGGACAGACACAGGCAGAGGGGTTTTATAAAAAACTCGGCTATCAGGCTTCATCCGATGTCTTTATGGAAGATGGCGGTCCACATCTTTTAATGATAAAAGAATTAATGAATGAATAA
- a CDS encoding erythromycin esterase family protein, with translation MHHNLVQSIIEQSVKLKSEADWDKLIQQVKNSKFVLLGEASHGTSEFYTARVEITKKLIQEKGFTFVAVEGDWPACQAINRYVKGYDQVSKSAKDVLKIFDRWPTWMWANEEMIDLIEWMKEYNESGQNQTKVGFYGIDIYSLWESMDEVIHYLKQIDSPDLEAARRAFTCFEPFNRNNEEYAVSAGIFSEDCIEEVAKLLTTIQRKKEKYPHHEELNLNLQVNALVAYNAENYYRTMVVHDDKSWNIRDMHMVDALNEIMDFYGSKGKAIVWEHNTHVGDASATDMRDSGMINVGQVIREQNPTEDVFITGFGTYRGTVIAADEWGKDLEIKTVPPAINGSWEEAMHLSGAYDKLLIFTDENRQLFQDRIGHRAIGVVYRPEYEQYGNYVPSVMSDRYDAFIYIDETQALHPLVHETETAPVV, from the coding sequence GTGCATCATAATCTGGTTCAGTCAATAATCGAACAATCAGTCAAGCTTAAAAGTGAAGCAGATTGGGATAAGCTCATTCAACAAGTCAAAAATTCAAAATTTGTTTTGCTGGGAGAGGCATCGCATGGAACATCCGAGTTTTACACGGCCCGAGTTGAAATAACAAAAAAACTGATTCAAGAAAAAGGGTTCACCTTTGTAGCCGTTGAAGGCGATTGGCCCGCATGCCAGGCAATTAATAGGTATGTTAAAGGCTATGACCAAGTATCTAAATCGGCAAAGGATGTGCTTAAAATTTTTGACCGCTGGCCGACCTGGATGTGGGCGAACGAGGAAATGATAGACTTGATTGAATGGATGAAAGAATACAATGAGTCTGGACAAAATCAAACAAAAGTAGGATTTTATGGGATAGATATCTATAGTCTCTGGGAATCCATGGATGAAGTTATCCATTACTTAAAACAAATTGATTCGCCTGACCTCGAAGCTGCAAGACGGGCGTTCACATGTTTTGAGCCTTTCAATCGTAATAATGAGGAGTACGCAGTTTCCGCAGGCATTTTTTCAGAAGACTGTATAGAGGAAGTAGCCAAATTACTGACAACGATACAACGAAAAAAAGAAAAATACCCCCATCATGAAGAATTGAATTTGAATCTTCAAGTGAATGCATTAGTAGCGTATAATGCAGAAAATTATTACAGGACAATGGTGGTACATGATGATAAATCATGGAATATTCGAGATATGCATATGGTGGATGCACTTAATGAAATTATGGATTTTTACGGTTCAAAAGGCAAGGCGATTGTATGGGAACATAATACCCATGTTGGCGATGCCAGCGCTACTGATATGAGAGATTCCGGGATGATTAACGTAGGTCAGGTCATTCGTGAGCAAAACCCAACCGAGGATGTATTTATCACAGGATTCGGAACCTACAGAGGAACTGTTATTGCAGCAGATGAGTGGGGCAAGGATCTTGAAATAAAAACAGTACCCCCTGCAATTAATGGAAGTTGGGAGGAGGCCATGCATCTTTCGGGGGCGTATGATAAATTGCTCATTTTCACTGATGAAAATCGTCAGCTATTCCAAGATAGGATCGGACATCGGGCGATTGGGGTTGTATACAGACCTGAATATGAACAATATGGAAACTATGTACCTTCTGTAATGTCAGATAGATATGATGCTTTTATTTACATTGATGAAACTCAGGCGCTTCACCCGCTTGTTCATGAAACAGAAACAGCACCCGTTGTGTAA
- a CDS encoding ABC transporter ATP-binding protein has translation MIKILKNLSVYKWIISAVIGLVFIQSMSDLFLPTLMADIIDKGVVRGDIPYIWEIGGLMLLVSALGACASIIASYYSSKAAMGMGRDLRLKVFNHVEKFSLQEFDEVGTASLITRTTNDITQVQQVVIMMLRMVISAPIMLIGGVIMAVSMDARLSLVIVVTMPLLIGSILLILYKGVPLFQTVQKRLDRLNLVLRENLTGIRVIRAFNRETQEKERLKKANKELTDVSIKVNKIMAFMMPVMMLVMNLTVVGIIWFGGVRIDNGGMQIGDLMAFIQYVMQIMFALVMASMMFVMVPRAAVSATRINEVLDMKPSFLDEGTEKADREYGTLEFEHVTFSYPGAEEPALSDISFSASPGEITAIIGGTGSGKTTLVNLIPRFYDISSGTIRVNGVDIRKSSQDEVRSKIGFVPQKAVLFTGTIAENIRFGKQTATQDEVERAARIAQAEDFISNMKDGYQAEIEQGGSNLSGGQKQRLSIARALIRKPDIYIFDDSFSALDFKTDAKLRAALKDETKNSTVLLVAQRVSTVVDADRIIVLDEGHIVGMGTHQELLSTNDIYREIALSQLTEEEIA, from the coding sequence ATGATAAAAATACTGAAAAATTTATCCGTTTATAAGTGGATTATTTCAGCAGTTATCGGTCTGGTTTTTATTCAATCCATGTCGGACCTCTTTTTGCCTACACTAATGGCTGATATTATTGACAAAGGCGTCGTTCGAGGAGACATTCCATACATTTGGGAAATCGGTGGTTTGATGCTGTTGGTTTCCGCACTTGGCGCTTGTGCATCCATAATCGCAAGCTACTATTCTTCCAAAGCGGCAATGGGAATGGGACGCGATCTCCGCCTGAAAGTCTTTAATCATGTTGAAAAATTTTCGTTACAAGAATTTGATGAAGTCGGTACGGCGTCATTGATTACACGGACGACCAATGATATAACGCAAGTCCAGCAAGTGGTTATCATGATGCTTCGTATGGTAATCAGTGCACCTATCATGTTAATCGGCGGAGTGATAATGGCTGTATCCATGGATGCAAGATTATCACTTGTCATTGTTGTCACAATGCCTTTATTGATTGGGTCGATCTTGCTTATTCTATATAAAGGTGTACCACTCTTTCAAACGGTGCAAAAACGATTAGATCGGTTGAACCTTGTATTACGAGAAAATTTAACTGGTATTCGCGTCATTCGAGCTTTCAATCGTGAAACACAAGAGAAAGAACGTCTAAAGAAAGCGAATAAAGAATTGACGGATGTTTCGATCAAAGTCAATAAAATCATGGCCTTCATGATGCCTGTAATGATGCTTGTAATGAACTTGACGGTAGTTGGCATCATTTGGTTTGGTGGAGTTCGTATTGATAACGGCGGTATGCAGATCGGGGACCTAATGGCCTTTATCCAATATGTTATGCAAATTATGTTCGCTCTCGTTATGGCTTCCATGATGTTCGTTATGGTACCACGAGCGGCCGTGTCGGCAACAAGGATAAACGAAGTCCTTGACATGAAACCTTCATTCCTGGATGAGGGTACAGAAAAGGCAGATCGTGAATACGGTACACTTGAATTTGAACATGTGACGTTCAGTTACCCAGGAGCAGAAGAACCTGCATTATCGGATATTAGTTTCTCTGCAAGTCCTGGTGAAATCACCGCAATAATCGGTGGAACAGGCTCAGGGAAAACAACGCTCGTCAATTTGATCCCCCGCTTCTATGATATTTCAAGCGGAACGATTCGCGTCAATGGTGTTGATATTCGTAAGTCTTCACAAGATGAAGTTCGTTCAAAAATTGGCTTTGTACCACAAAAGGCTGTCCTCTTTACAGGTACGATCGCTGAAAACATTCGCTTTGGAAAACAAACAGCCACACAAGATGAAGTCGAGCGTGCTGCTCGGATCGCGCAAGCGGAAGATTTTATCAGCAACATGAAAGACGGCTATCAGGCAGAAATCGAACAAGGCGGTTCAAACCTATCAGGCGGGCAAAAACAACGGCTTTCGATTGCACGGGCACTCATTCGGAAACCCGATATTTATATATTCGATGATAGTTTTTCTGCACTTGACTTCAAGACGGATGCCAAACTTCGCGCAGCCCTGAAAGATGAAACGAAAAATTCGACGGTACTGCTCGTTGCCCAGCGTGTCAGTACGGTGGTTGACGCTGATCGAATCATTGTGTTAGACGAAGGACACATTGTAGGTATGGGCACACACCAAGAGTTGCTAAGTACAAACGACATATACCGTGAAATCGCCTTATCACAGCTCACGGAGGAGGAAATTGCATGA
- a CDS encoding divergent PAP2 family protein — MEKMNRGILTALSAIGIAQGLKILTHNKLTGKWDLKQAFSTGGMPSSHSAGVAALASYVAANKGWLHTETSLATVFGVIVMYDAQGIRRHTGEIAKLVNDLEDNMAKFSGEFPSFEYVEREKELNELLGHQPVEVGAGALLGVVLGLISAKLEDGKPSRIKRLITAGKP; from the coding sequence ATGGAAAAGATGAATCGGGGAATTTTAACGGCGCTGTCGGCGATCGGCATTGCACAAGGACTGAAAATTTTAACGCATAATAAGCTGACAGGAAAGTGGGATTTGAAACAGGCTTTCTCAACAGGTGGCATGCCAAGTTCGCACTCTGCAGGTGTGGCCGCACTGGCATCTTATGTGGCAGCTAATAAAGGCTGGCTGCATACGGAAACATCGCTTGCGACAGTGTTCGGCGTAATTGTGATGTATGATGCTCAGGGGATTCGGCGCCATACAGGCGAAATTGCTAAGCTTGTGAATGATCTTGAAGATAATATGGCGAAATTTTCTGGAGAGTTTCCAAGCTTTGAGTATGTGGAGCGTGAGAAAGAACTGAATGAACTGCTCGGACATCAGCCTGTGGAAGTGGGAGCAGGTGCGCTGCTTGGAGTAGTACTTGGGCTAATTTCAGCTAAATTGGAGGATGGCAAGCCCTCTAGAATCAAACGGCTGATTACGGCGGGCAAGCCTTGA
- a CDS encoding MarR family winged helix-turn-helix transcriptional regulator: protein MKEILREIGMIARALDSISNIEFKEFDLTKGQYLYLVRICENPGIIQEKLAEMIKVDRTTAARAIKKLEIQGFIEKKNDEGNKKIKKLYATDKGEKVYPFLKKEGEYTDKVALSGFSLEETETMLHLLQRVRKNIEVDWEFVKKGNKRGY, encoded by the coding sequence ATGAAAGAAATACTCCGTGAAATTGGAATGATAGCAAGGGCATTGGACTCTATAAGTAATATTGAATTTAAAGAATTTGACCTTACAAAAGGGCAGTATTTGTATCTTGTCCGAATATGTGAAAATCCAGGAATCATTCAGGAAAAGTTAGCAGAAATGATAAAGGTTGACCGAACGACAGCGGCTCGTGCCATTAAAAAACTTGAAATTCAAGGTTTTATTGAAAAGAAAAATGATGAGGGCAACAAAAAAATTAAAAAGTTATATGCTACTGATAAAGGTGAAAAGGTCTATCCCTTTTTGAAAAAAGAAGGGGAGTATACCGACAAGGTTGCATTATCTGGGTTTTCTTTGGAGGAAACGGAAACGATGTTGCATCTTCTTCAAAGGGTCAGAAAAAATATTGAGGTAGATTGGGAATTTGTTAAAAAGGGAAATAAAAGGGGATATTGA
- a CDS encoding thiamine pyrophosphate-dependent dehydrogenase E1 component subunit alpha, translating to MVENRHLQAGLSDEQVLEMYRIMLLARRIDERMWLLNRSGKIPFVVSCQGQEAAQVGAAFALNRETDYVLPYYRDLGVVLAFGMTARDLMLSSFAKAEDPNSGGRQMPGHFGQKKNRIVTGSSPVTTQVPHAVGIALAAKMEGKDIVSFVTFGEGSSNQGDFHEGANFAGVHKLPVILMCENNQYAISVPIEKQLACGKVSDRAIGYGMPGVTVDGNDPIEVYRVVKEAAERGRRGEGPSLIETVSYRLTPHSSDDDDSQYRSPDEVAEAKKIDSIITFGAYLKEAGIMDDQTEKQMNEEIMEIVNEATDYAENAPFASEDTLSNYVYAGK from the coding sequence ATGGTTGAAAACCGTCATCTACAGGCAGGTCTCAGTGATGAGCAGGTGCTTGAGATGTATAGAATAATGTTATTGGCAAGACGTATAGATGAACGGATGTGGCTGTTGAACAGATCTGGAAAAATTCCTTTTGTCGTTTCTTGTCAAGGGCAAGAAGCAGCTCAAGTGGGAGCTGCATTTGCATTGAATCGTGAAACGGATTATGTCCTTCCTTATTACCGCGATCTCGGTGTGGTGCTTGCGTTTGGGATGACCGCAAGGGATTTAATGTTATCCAGTTTTGCAAAAGCGGAAGATCCAAATTCGGGCGGGCGTCAAATGCCTGGGCATTTTGGGCAAAAAAAGAATCGCATCGTGACGGGATCTTCGCCAGTTACCACTCAAGTCCCACATGCAGTGGGGATTGCACTCGCTGCAAAAATGGAAGGAAAAGATATTGTTTCATTCGTTACATTCGGAGAGGGGTCATCAAACCAGGGTGATTTCCATGAAGGAGCGAATTTCGCAGGTGTACATAAACTTCCGGTTATCTTGATGTGCGAGAATAATCAGTATGCCATCTCCGTACCGATTGAAAAGCAATTGGCTTGCGGGAAAGTGTCGGACCGGGCGATTGGTTATGGCATGCCAGGGGTGACGGTTGATGGAAATGACCCGATCGAAGTATACCGGGTGGTGAAAGAAGCGGCAGAGAGAGGCAGGCGTGGTGAAGGACCAAGCTTAATCGAAACGGTTTCATACAGGCTTACACCACACTCGAGCGATGATGATGATAGTCAATACAGGTCGCCTGATGAAGTGGCGGAGGCAAAAAAAATAGATTCGATCATCACTTTCGGTGCCTATTTAAAAGAAGCAGGAATCATGGATGATCAAACGGAGAAACAAATGAACGAGGAAATAATGGAAATTGTGAACGAAGCGACTGACTATGCGGAAAATGCTCCATTTGCAAGTGAAGACACGCTCTCAAATTACGTTTACGCAGGTAAGTAA
- a CDS encoding ABC transporter ATP-binding protein has protein sequence MSNQKKPQSGGHVGHGPGGGNMMMMGQKAKDFKGTLRRLLTYLKPRRNKLIAVFFAAIMSTIFMIVGPKIMGTAITELFEGAYGKFQGIPGAAINFDKIGHILLLLAGLYALSSLFNYVQQYIMSSVAQDTVYDLREDVNEKLEKLPLKYFEGRPNGETLSRMTNDIDTIGSTLQQSLTQFITSIVTILGIIIMMLSISPLLTLISIVSLPLSIFAIRPILKKSQKYFADQQRKLGQLNGHIEEMYTGHQVVKAFGHEKKASAQFTAVNEELYKAGSRAQFISGIIMPLMFFIGNLSYVLISVVGGILVTQRSISIGDIQAFITYSKQFTQPITQTANIANIIQSTVAAAERVFELLDEEEEMKEQTTANIKRAIGAVSFEHVDFGYGEEMLIKDMNIDVMSGQTVAIVGPTGAGKTTMINLLMRFYELNGGKINIDGLDTRSMSRSDLRKNFGMVLQDTWLFNGTIKENIAYGKNGATDEEIFAAARTAHADHFIRTLPDGYETVLNEEASNISQGQKQLLTIARAVLADPPIMILDEATSSVDTRTEVFIQKAMNRLMEGRTSFVIAHRLSTIKDADLILVMDQGKVIEKGTHSDLLRLNGFYADLYNSQFTENAAG, from the coding sequence ATGAGTAATCAAAAAAAACCTCAAAGCGGCGGTCATGTTGGGCATGGTCCTGGTGGCGGTAACATGATGATGATGGGTCAAAAAGCTAAAGATTTTAAAGGAACACTAAGACGTCTTTTGACCTATTTAAAACCTCGGCGCAACAAATTGATTGCCGTGTTCTTTGCTGCAATCATGAGTACGATTTTTATGATTGTCGGACCAAAAATCATGGGAACGGCAATTACGGAATTATTCGAAGGAGCGTACGGAAAATTCCAAGGGATACCAGGAGCAGCCATTAACTTTGATAAAATTGGTCATATCCTTCTGCTCCTTGCTGGACTGTATGCCTTAAGCAGCCTTTTCAACTATGTACAACAATACATTATGTCAAGTGTTGCACAAGACACGGTATATGATCTTCGAGAAGATGTTAACGAAAAGCTCGAGAAACTTCCACTCAAATATTTTGAAGGACGTCCAAACGGAGAAACACTTAGCCGAATGACAAATGATATTGATACAATCGGGAGCACCCTTCAGCAAAGCTTAACGCAGTTCATCACATCAATCGTAACGATTTTGGGGATTATCATCATGATGCTTTCAATTAGCCCGTTATTGACATTAATCTCGATAGTCAGTTTACCTTTATCAATATTTGCAATCCGGCCTATTTTGAAAAAATCCCAAAAGTACTTTGCCGATCAACAACGTAAACTCGGACAATTAAATGGGCACATTGAAGAGATGTATACCGGCCATCAAGTCGTTAAAGCATTCGGACATGAAAAAAAGGCGAGTGCCCAGTTTACTGCGGTTAATGAAGAATTGTATAAAGCGGGAAGCAGAGCACAGTTTATATCTGGTATCATCATGCCGCTGATGTTCTTTATCGGAAATTTGAGCTATGTCCTCATCAGCGTTGTCGGCGGAATATTGGTAACGCAACGTTCGATTTCAATTGGTGATATTCAAGCGTTCATCACTTATTCAAAGCAGTTCACCCAGCCAATCACACAAACGGCTAACATCGCAAACATTATTCAGTCGACGGTTGCAGCAGCTGAGCGTGTTTTTGAACTACTTGATGAAGAAGAGGAAATGAAAGAACAAACCACAGCTAATATAAAAAGGGCAATTGGTGCTGTCTCTTTCGAACATGTGGACTTTGGATATGGGGAAGAAATGTTAATTAAAGATATGAACATCGATGTCATGTCTGGACAGACGGTCGCAATCGTTGGACCGACTGGTGCTGGAAAAACGACCATGATAAATCTCTTGATGAGATTTTATGAACTAAATGGCGGAAAGATTAATATTGATGGTCTTGATACAAGGAGTATGTCCCGTAGTGATCTTCGAAAGAACTTTGGGATGGTGCTTCAAGATACATGGCTCTTTAATGGCACGATTAAAGAAAATATCGCTTATGGCAAGAATGGAGCAACTGATGAAGAAATTTTCGCAGCTGCTCGTACGGCACATGCCGACCATTTCATTCGGACACTGCCAGATGGCTATGAGACAGTCTTAAACGAAGAAGCTTCGAACATCTCCCAAGGCCAAAAGCAGCTTTTGACAATCGCCCGAGCTGTTCTAGCAGATCCACCAATCATGATATTGGATGAAGCGACGTCTAGTGTGGACACTCGGACTGAAGTCTTTATCCAAAAAGCCATGAACCGACTGATGGAAGGAAGAACTAGCTTTGTCATTGCCCATCGTCTCTCAACGATTAAGGATGCAGATTTGATTCTTGTTATGGATCAAGGAAAAGTGATAGAGAAGGGAACCCATTCAGACCTTTTGAGGCTGAATGGTTTCTACGCAGATCTTTACAATAGTCAGTTTACTGAAAATGCAGCTGGATAA
- a CDS encoding MarR family winged helix-turn-helix transcriptional regulator, giving the protein MENEKQLMRSVQLLRSFWSVQKNIMRFVQKTAAENGLTVPQYSILMTITLYKETTQKNVGEKTFLPKSTLSQAVDGLVRAGMLHREHVEGNRREIQLSITDQGKNLLKTIHFHEGSIHQVFQTAIEMLSDEQFEGLLETHLQITNFLEAQATEQGECSK; this is encoded by the coding sequence GTGGAGAATGAAAAACAATTAATGCGTTCCGTACAACTATTGCGTTCATTTTGGAGCGTGCAGAAAAATATCATGCGTTTCGTTCAAAAGACAGCCGCGGAAAATGGATTAACAGTTCCTCAATATTCCATTTTGATGACCATTACCCTTTACAAAGAAACCACTCAAAAAAATGTGGGGGAGAAAACATTTCTTCCAAAAAGCACCTTGAGCCAAGCGGTCGATGGTCTCGTTCGGGCAGGCATGCTCCACCGTGAGCATGTGGAGGGCAACCGGCGTGAGATTCAGTTGTCAATCACCGATCAGGGGAAAAATTTATTAAAAACGATTCATTTTCACGAAGGAAGCATTCACCAAGTCTTTCAAACGGCCATTGAAATGCTTTCCGACGAACAGTTTGAAGGGTTGCTAGAAACGCATCTTCAAATTACAAACTTTTTAGAAGCGCAAGCTACCGAACAGGGAGAGTGTTCAAAATGA
- a CDS encoding alpha-ketoacid dehydrogenase subunit beta, translating to MAVISYIDAVIMAMREEMERDPRVFVLGEDVGVKGGVFKATTGLYEQFGEQRVIDTPLAESAIAGVGIGAAMYGMRPIAEMQFADFIMPAINQIISEAAKIRYRSNNDWHCPIVIRAPYGGGVHGALYHSQSVEAIFANQPGLKIVMPSTPYDVKGLLKAAIRDEDPVLFFEHKRAYRLIKEEVPNDDYVLPIGKADVKREGEDVTVITYGLCVHFALQAAERLASDGISVHILDLRTVYPLDQEAIMEAASKTGKVLLVTEDNKEGSIISEVSAIIAENCLFDLDAPIMRLAGPDVPAMPYSPSLEKSFMVNPEKVEKALRDLVAY from the coding sequence ATGGCAGTGATATCTTATATAGATGCCGTGATAATGGCGATGAGGGAAGAAATGGAACGTGATCCCCGTGTATTTGTATTAGGTGAGGACGTAGGGGTAAAAGGCGGAGTGTTTAAAGCGACTACAGGGTTATACGAACAATTCGGGGAACAGCGTGTCATTGATACGCCGCTTGCTGAATCCGCAATCGCAGGAGTTGGTATCGGCGCGGCCATGTATGGAATGAGGCCGATTGCGGAAATGCAATTCGCTGATTTTATCATGCCCGCAATCAACCAAATCATTTCGGAAGCTGCAAAAATCCGCTATCGCTCCAATAATGACTGGCATTGCCCTATCGTCATCAGAGCTCCATACGGCGGGGGTGTACATGGGGCGTTATACCATTCACAATCCGTTGAAGCCATTTTTGCCAATCAACCGGGACTTAAAATTGTCATGCCCTCTACACCCTACGACGTGAAAGGTTTATTGAAAGCAGCCATTCGCGATGAAGATCCAGTCCTTTTCTTTGAACATAAACGTGCCTATCGCCTTATTAAAGAAGAAGTGCCGAATGATGATTATGTTTTACCGATTGGGAAAGCGGATGTAAAACGTGAAGGCGAGGACGTTACAGTGATCACTTACGGCCTTTGTGTTCATTTTGCGCTTCAGGCAGCTGAAAGGCTGGCCAGTGATGGCATTTCCGTTCATATTCTTGATTTACGAACCGTTTATCCATTAGATCAGGAAGCCATTATGGAAGCTGCATCTAAAACAGGAAAAGTCCTATTGGTTACTGAAGATAATAAGGAAGGAAGCATCATTAGTGAAGTATCGGCGATCATTGCAGAAAACTGCCTCTTCGATCTGGATGCCCCAATCATGAGACTCGCGGGCCCGGATGTCCCAGCGATGCCATATTCACCATCATTGGAGAAATCCTTCATGGTGAATCCTGAAAAAGTGGAAAAGGCACTTAGGGACCTTGTTGCCTATTGA
- a CDS encoding sigma-54 interaction domain-containing protein → MNTGQFSNNKLLDIVFESTYYGIVIVDSNGKIQYISNKYCEFLNVERDTVIGEHVTNIIENTRLHLVVQIGKSEIADIHFIRGDFVIANRIPIIENNEIIGAIGTIMFRDLDDWNKMNSHIKEILTKNNFYRNEIDVTNGVKYSLHNLIGTSQEIQQLKERVKRLARGDISVLIRGESGTGKEIIAHSIHQLSGRSDKPLVKINCSSIPEHLLESELFGYEEGAFTGAKKGGKIGKFQFADGGTVFLDEIGDMPQQMQVKLLRVLQEKEFEPVGSLYPKKLNVRVIAATNRPLEKLVEEKLFREDLFYRINAVQLFVPPLRDRIEDIPVLVDYFFKKITARIGKRVTSIHPEVISLIERHNWPGNIRELENVIEAGVHLSNEEVMGKDALPDYLKLHKVHMKELSLKDCVEETEKKEIERALRRFKFDKKRVAEALGIGNSTLYDKIRKYQISDQ, encoded by the coding sequence ATGAATACTGGACAATTCTCCAATAATAAACTATTAGATATAGTGTTTGAAAGTACATATTATGGAATTGTAATTGTCGATAGTAATGGGAAAATTCAATACATTAGCAATAAATATTGTGAATTTTTAAATGTTGAACGCGACACAGTGATTGGTGAACATGTGACGAATATAATTGAAAATACAAGGCTACACCTTGTAGTGCAAATAGGTAAATCGGAAATCGCTGATATACATTTTATTCGTGGTGATTTTGTTATTGCAAATCGCATTCCTATCATCGAAAATAATGAAATAATTGGTGCAATCGGGACAATAATGTTTCGTGATCTTGATGACTGGAATAAAATGAATAGTCACATTAAGGAGATACTGACAAAAAATAATTTTTACAGAAATGAAATAGATGTTACAAATGGAGTAAAGTATTCCTTACACAACTTAATTGGAACTTCTCAAGAAATACAACAGTTAAAAGAACGTGTGAAAAGGTTGGCTAGAGGTGATATCTCTGTACTAATTAGAGGAGAAAGCGGTACAGGCAAGGAAATAATAGCACATAGCATTCATCAGTTAAGTGGAAGAAGCGACAAGCCGCTTGTGAAAATAAATTGTAGTTCAATTCCGGAACACTTGCTAGAATCTGAACTTTTCGGATATGAAGAAGGTGCCTTTACAGGGGCAAAAAAGGGAGGTAAAATAGGAAAGTTTCAATTTGCTGATGGTGGGACGGTTTTCCTAGACGAAATTGGTGATATGCCTCAGCAAATGCAAGTCAAGTTATTAAGGGTCCTTCAGGAGAAAGAGTTTGAGCCTGTAGGTTCGCTTTACCCAAAAAAACTAAATGTACGAGTGATTGCTGCAACAAATCGCCCTTTAGAAAAATTGGTTGAAGAAAAGCTATTTCGTGAAGACTTATTTTATAGAATTAATGCTGTCCAATTATTTGTTCCTCCTTTAAGAGATAGAATTGAAGATATCCCTGTACTTGTAGATTATTTTTTTAAAAAAATCACAGCTCGAATAGGAAAACGAGTAACCTCCATACACCCAGAGGTGATTTCATTAATAGAGCGCCATAACTGGCCAGGGAATATCAGAGAACTAGAGAATGTGATTGAAGCAGGTGTTCACCTATCAAATGAAGAGGTAATGGGAAAGGATGCTTTACCTGATTATCTAAAACTTCATAAGGTGCATATGAAAGAATTAAGTTTAAAGGATTGTGTAGAGGAAACAGAAAAGAAGGAAATCGAAAGAGCGTTAAGGAGGTTTAAGTTTGATAAAAAAAGGGTTGCGGAAGCTCTTGGAATAGGGAATTCTACCCTTTACGATAAAATTAGAAAATATCAGATTTCTGACCAATAA
- a CDS encoding YfhD family protein, translating to MGRSNNHKPSSSKKALPQTPENLKIEPDRVDEEFSRELGESGKIRATRPK from the coding sequence ATGGGAAGATCAAACAATCATAAACCATCTAGCAGCAAAAAGGCGTTACCTCAAACTCCCGAAAACTTAAAAATAGAACCGGATCGTGTTGATGAAGAGTTTTCTCGTGAGCTAGGTGAAAGTGGAAAAATAAGAGCTACAAGACCTAAATGA